The following proteins come from a genomic window of Natrinema saccharevitans:
- the purD gene encoding phosphoribosylamine--glycine ligase — MRENVLLIGGGGREHAIARALEDSEADLYACAGNKNPGIARIAVGFETLETTDPDAVVEYAEEIDATIAVIGPEAPLEAGVADALEAAGVYPFGPKEADARIETDKAFQRRFMAENDIPGCPDFETFDDMDAACDYIDEYDGDLAIKPAGLTGGKGVKVIGDQVTAEEGKEYVRESDYDRIVLEERLIGEEFTIQAFVANGEFRTAPAVQDHKRAYEGDEGPNTGGMGSYSDATPELPFMTAEEYDEAVEIIAATVDALEDYRGILYGQFMLTETGPRVVEFNARFGDPEAMNTLPVLETDFLDVLTAARNGEAPPELEFAPQATVCKYAVPDGYPTAPEAGTKVQVDEESVARSVRATESSSGDEPRESAGDALLYYASVDERDDGIYTTTSRSFAVVGVADSIAEAEEIAEDALAVAGEDGLRIRHDIGKADLVQQRIDHMNELRGE, encoded by the coding sequence ATGCGAGAGAACGTGCTGCTGATCGGGGGCGGCGGCCGCGAACACGCCATCGCCCGCGCGCTCGAGGACAGCGAGGCCGACCTCTACGCCTGTGCCGGCAACAAGAACCCCGGCATCGCCCGGATCGCCGTCGGGTTCGAAACGCTCGAGACGACCGATCCCGATGCCGTCGTCGAGTACGCCGAGGAGATCGACGCGACCATCGCCGTTATCGGCCCGGAAGCGCCCCTCGAGGCCGGCGTCGCGGACGCGCTCGAGGCCGCGGGCGTCTACCCGTTCGGGCCGAAGGAGGCCGACGCCCGGATCGAGACGGACAAGGCCTTCCAGCGGCGGTTCATGGCGGAGAACGACATCCCCGGCTGTCCCGATTTCGAGACGTTCGACGACATGGACGCGGCGTGTGACTACATCGACGAGTACGACGGCGACCTGGCGATCAAGCCCGCCGGACTGACCGGGGGAAAGGGCGTCAAGGTCATCGGCGATCAGGTCACCGCCGAGGAGGGCAAGGAGTACGTCCGCGAGTCGGACTACGACCGGATCGTCTTAGAGGAGCGGCTGATCGGCGAGGAATTCACGATCCAGGCGTTCGTCGCCAACGGCGAGTTCCGGACCGCGCCCGCGGTGCAGGACCACAAACGCGCCTACGAGGGCGACGAGGGGCCCAACACCGGCGGCATGGGCAGCTACTCCGACGCGACGCCGGAGCTCCCCTTCATGACCGCCGAGGAGTACGACGAGGCCGTCGAGATCATCGCGGCCACCGTCGACGCCCTCGAGGACTACCGCGGAATCCTCTACGGCCAGTTCATGCTGACCGAGACCGGCCCCCGCGTCGTCGAGTTCAACGCCCGCTTCGGCGACCCCGAGGCGATGAACACGCTCCCGGTGCTCGAGACGGACTTCCTCGACGTGCTCACCGCGGCACGGAACGGCGAGGCACCGCCGGAACTCGAGTTCGCCCCGCAGGCGACGGTCTGTAAGTACGCCGTCCCCGACGGCTACCCGACCGCTCCCGAAGCGGGTACGAAAGTGCAGGTCGACGAGGAGAGCGTGGCGCGGTCGGTCCGCGCCACGGAAAGCTCGAGCGGCGATGAGCCGCGAGAGAGCGCCGGGGACGCGCTGCTGTATTACGCCAGCGTGGACGAGCGCGACGACGGGATCTACACCACCACCTCGCGGTCGTTCGCCGTCGTCGGCGTCGCCGACTCGATCGCCGAAGCCGAGGAGATCGCCGAGGACGCGCTCGCAGTCGCCGGCGAGGACGGACTCCGGATCCGTCACGACATCGGGAAAGCCGACCTCGTCCAGCAGCGGATCGACCACATGAACGAACTCCGCGGCGAGTAG
- a CDS encoding OPT family oligopeptide transporter, translating into MSHGSPEEQTDSNGSRIDSEQATGDGPSPYVPAGRSVAELTVKAVLIGLALNVVMLTANMYLGMRSGMTISASIPAAVISMGVFYGIRRIGVGGTILENNIVQTMTSAGEALAAGIIFTIAGVTFLDQPINIVNTAVVAILGGLLGVLFMIPMRRYLIVDKHEELPYPEGTACADVLEAGSRGDEGVKLISVGFLASFVYMWLANGMAAFRTTIQTAFSAGETDGFAIGGDFTPALIGVGYIIGPRIAGYVFGGGLIAWMMLIPLLITGGFVPESAADAALMAQANAVWDEYIRYVGAGAMIVGGFYAVVSMRGTIADALGTAAAEIRDSGSGATADRKRTQRDLPMKVVVVGAILIALALVAVPQVQVGLLGGFIAVIAAFLFVAVSAYLVGVVGSSSNPVSGMAVATILIAALALRSTGVTDPVVVLVTASVVAIAAAVAGDTSQDLKTGYLLGATPRNQQLAQVIGIAVSALFAGWVLSFFDQAYGIGSETIPAPQAGMMALISEGVLTGTAQWGMILIGAVFAIVLILMNVPVLPFAVGIYLPITLATPIFLGGLLRAGIDRYVARRDDEDGTLAEHATSRGRIVAAGLITGEAIMGIVIGALYITGTGNADGAPFPLGLGGETQSILGVVALVALVGLFTASVLWNAPDTEATDQ; encoded by the coding sequence ATGTCACACGGATCACCAGAGGAGCAGACGGATTCGAACGGCAGTCGTATCGACAGTGAGCAGGCGACGGGCGACGGACCGTCACCGTACGTCCCCGCCGGACGGAGCGTCGCTGAACTCACGGTCAAGGCGGTCCTGATCGGGCTCGCGCTCAACGTGGTGATGCTGACCGCGAACATGTACCTCGGGATGCGCTCGGGGATGACGATCAGCGCCTCCATCCCGGCGGCGGTCATCAGTATGGGCGTGTTCTACGGGATTCGCCGGATCGGCGTCGGCGGGACGATTCTCGAGAACAACATCGTCCAGACGATGACCTCCGCCGGCGAAGCCTTGGCGGCCGGCATCATCTTCACGATCGCCGGCGTCACGTTCCTCGATCAGCCGATCAATATCGTCAACACCGCGGTCGTGGCGATACTCGGCGGTCTGCTCGGGGTCCTCTTTATGATCCCGATGCGTCGGTATCTCATCGTCGACAAACACGAGGAACTCCCCTATCCGGAGGGGACCGCGTGCGCCGACGTCCTCGAAGCCGGCTCGCGCGGCGACGAGGGCGTGAAGCTCATCTCCGTCGGGTTCCTCGCGAGTTTCGTCTACATGTGGCTGGCCAACGGGATGGCCGCGTTCCGGACGACGATCCAGACGGCGTTCTCCGCGGGCGAGACCGACGGGTTCGCGATCGGCGGCGACTTCACGCCGGCGCTGATCGGCGTCGGCTACATCATCGGCCCCCGGATCGCCGGCTACGTCTTCGGCGGCGGACTGATCGCCTGGATGATGCTGATTCCGCTCTTGATCACGGGCGGGTTCGTCCCGGAGTCGGCCGCCGACGCGGCACTGATGGCGCAGGCGAACGCGGTCTGGGACGAGTACATCCGCTACGTCGGCGCGGGGGCGATGATCGTCGGCGGGTTCTACGCGGTCGTCTCGATGCGGGGGACGATCGCCGACGCGCTCGGCACCGCCGCGGCGGAGATCCGCGACTCGGGATCGGGCGCGACCGCGGACCGCAAACGGACCCAGCGGGACCTGCCGATGAAGGTCGTCGTGGTCGGCGCGATCCTGATCGCGCTCGCGTTGGTCGCGGTCCCGCAGGTCCAGGTCGGCCTGCTCGGCGGGTTCATCGCGGTGATCGCCGCGTTCCTCTTCGTCGCCGTCTCGGCCTATCTCGTCGGGGTCGTCGGGAGTTCCTCGAACCCCGTCTCGGGGATGGCCGTCGCGACGATCCTGATCGCCGCGCTGGCACTGCGCTCGACCGGTGTCACCGACCCCGTCGTCGTGCTGGTGACCGCGTCGGTCGTGGCCATCGCCGCGGCGGTCGCGGGCGACACCTCACAGGACCTCAAGACGGGCTACCTCCTCGGTGCGACGCCCCGGAACCAACAGCTCGCACAGGTGATCGGCATCGCCGTCTCGGCGCTGTTCGCCGGGTGGGTCCTGTCCTTCTTCGATCAGGCCTACGGGATCGGGAGCGAGACCATTCCCGCGCCGCAGGCCGGGATGATGGCGCTGATCTCCGAGGGCGTCCTCACGGGCACCGCCCAGTGGGGAATGATCCTCATCGGCGCCGTCTTCGCGATCGTCCTGATCCTGATGAACGTCCCCGTCCTGCCGTTCGCGGTCGGGATCTACCTCCCGATCACGCTCGCGACGCCGATCTTCCTCGGCGGCCTGCTCCGGGCCGGGATCGACCGCTACGTCGCGCGACGCGACGACGAGGACGGCACGCTCGCCGAGCACGCGACCTCGAGGGGCCGGATCGTCGCGGCCGGGCTGATCACCGGCGAGGCGATCATGGGGATCGTCATCGGCGCGCTCTACATCACCGGTACCGGAAACGCCGACGGCGCGCCGTTCCCGCTCGGCCTCGGCGGCGAGACGCAGTCGATCCTCGGCGTCGTCGCGCTCGTCGCGCTCGTCGGACTCTTCACCGCGAGCGTCCTCTGGAACGCGCCCGACACCGAGGCGACCGACCAGTGA
- a CDS encoding DUF7117 family protein: protein MKIRGERECKECGTRWSYYETGSVGCPACGSLRSVGVDERTEHTDLRVEFDLTPVRNAIDEADADDLAERAGDRCREYVRRRGFVNAGTLRNLDDTYLGASELLHVADIVGRTTRLEDREELYFLALLRDADQGERPPVADVPPTLRAARGLAYANAVREYRRDVRTWAEDRDLTAGERRALETLGEHVKRIRMLDGDVEPRTAERLVEATRDLANGLRGDEFAFAQAQERLDALE from the coding sequence ATGAAGATCCGGGGCGAGCGCGAGTGCAAGGAGTGTGGGACCCGCTGGTCGTACTACGAGACGGGCAGCGTCGGCTGTCCGGCCTGCGGGAGCCTCCGGAGCGTCGGCGTCGACGAGCGGACCGAACACACGGACCTGCGCGTCGAGTTCGATCTGACGCCGGTTCGAAACGCCATCGACGAGGCCGACGCCGACGACCTCGCGGAGCGGGCCGGCGATCGCTGTCGGGAGTACGTCCGCCGCCGCGGGTTCGTCAACGCCGGCACCCTCCGGAACCTCGACGACACCTACCTCGGGGCCAGCGAGTTGCTCCACGTCGCCGACATCGTCGGCCGGACGACCCGCCTCGAGGACCGCGAGGAACTGTACTTCCTCGCTCTGCTGCGCGATGCCGATCAGGGCGAGCGGCCGCCCGTCGCGGACGTCCCGCCGACGCTGCGGGCGGCCCGCGGGCTCGCCTACGCCAACGCCGTCCGGGAGTACCGGCGCGATGTCCGCACCTGGGCCGAGGACCGCGACCTGACCGCCGGCGAACGGCGGGCCCTCGAGACGCTGGGCGAACACGTCAAGCGGATCCGGATGCTCGACGGCGACGTCGAACCCCGAACCGCCGAACGACTCGTCGAGGCGACGCGCGACCTTGCAAACGGGCTCCGCGGCGACGAGTTCGCCTTCGCGCAGGCCCAGGAGCGACTGGACGCCCTCGAGTGA
- a CDS encoding AbrB/MazE/SpoVT family DNA-binding domain-containing protein, which translates to MPHRLEEEPPINDSYSVTVPAAVRRELDIEPGDKIRWRVTEDGTLAVEVVTQRDGTFSELDPVDIGDETDAADDHDFIAGETNRSP; encoded by the coding sequence ATGCCGCATCGGCTCGAGGAGGAACCGCCGATAAACGACAGCTATTCCGTCACGGTTCCGGCAGCGGTCCGACGCGAACTCGATATCGAACCCGGGGACAAAATCCGCTGGCGCGTCACCGAAGACGGGACGCTCGCCGTCGAAGTCGTGACGCAACGGGACGGTACGTTTTCCGAACTCGATCCCGTCGATATCGGTGACGAAACTGACGCGGCCGACGATCACGACTTCATCGCCGGTGAGACGAATCGATCGCCCTGA
- a CDS encoding bifunctional methylenetetrahydrofolate dehydrogenase/methenyltetrahydrofolate cyclohydrolase: MTESIDGNAVASEIRDELTDAIERLADAGARPGLATVLMGDDPASQTYVNMKQRDCEEVGIESHHVDVDGDAPPEELFDTIADLNANDDIHGYIVQAPVPDHVDYREVIRRVDPAKDVDGFHPENVGRLVAGDARFRPCTPHGVQKLLESAGVDTEGKDVTIVGRSDIVGKPLANLLIQKAEDGNATVTVCHSRTDDLAEKTRSADIVVAAAGVPELVDGSMLEDGTVVIDVGVNRVDADTEKGYELVGDVEFESAKEKASAITPVPGGVGPMTRAMLLYNTVKAAGLQEGVDVDLP; this comes from the coding sequence ATGACCGAGAGCATCGACGGCAACGCCGTCGCGAGCGAGATCCGAGACGAGCTGACCGACGCGATCGAACGGCTGGCGGACGCGGGCGCGCGGCCAGGGCTGGCGACGGTCCTCATGGGCGACGACCCCGCGAGCCAGACTTACGTGAACATGAAACAGCGCGACTGCGAGGAGGTCGGCATCGAGAGCCACCACGTCGACGTCGATGGCGACGCCCCGCCCGAGGAATTGTTCGACACCATCGCCGACCTCAACGCAAACGACGACATCCACGGCTACATCGTCCAGGCCCCCGTCCCGGACCACGTCGACTACCGCGAGGTCATCCGCCGGGTCGATCCCGCGAAGGACGTCGACGGCTTCCACCCCGAGAACGTCGGCCGACTCGTCGCCGGCGACGCCCGGTTCCGTCCCTGCACGCCCCACGGGGTACAGAAACTGCTCGAGTCCGCCGGGGTCGACACCGAGGGGAAGGACGTGACCATCGTCGGCCGCTCGGACATCGTCGGGAAGCCGCTCGCGAACCTGCTGATCCAGAAGGCCGAGGACGGCAACGCGACGGTGACGGTCTGTCACTCCCGGACCGACGACCTTGCCGAAAAGACCCGCAGCGCCGACATCGTCGTCGCGGCCGCCGGCGTCCCCGAACTCGTCGACGGCTCGATGCTCGAGGACGGCACGGTCGTCATCGACGTCGGCGTCAACCGCGTCGACGCCGATACGGAGAAGGGGTACGAACTCGTCGGCGACGTCGAGTTCGAGAGCGCCAAGGAGAAAGCCAGCGCGATTACCCCTGTCCCCGGCGGCGTCGGGCCGATGACCCGCGCCATGCTGCTGTACAACACCGTCAAGGCCGCCGGTCTGCAGGAAGGCGTCGACGTCGACCTTCCCTGA
- a CDS encoding aminotransferase class III-fold pyridoxal phosphate-dependent enzyme has product MDRDTVEPTVDDLPGQRAREWVDYHHRFAAPSTYVYEFVWDASGEAIGPFCTDVDGNVLLDFTSHVAAAPLGYNNPTIRERLRDFGPVDPGKIAGQDFYVSGGGPPDDPDFPGPTQLMDRLVAMTDHYDMDRVFLSNSGAEAVENAVKSCYAAGGHRAFTFEGAFHGRTLGALSLNRSKAVHRRGFPEVPGVVSVPYPATDEAYQRRWLTDGPGGNVVADALHPERGVVDPDEVAFLILEPIQGEGGYRVAHPEFARDLEALRERYDLRVVADEIQSGVGRTGESWAVDHLDLTPDVITSGKGLRVGATVSRSDVFPAERGRLSSTWGAGDLLAAMRGVLTIDAIHANDLLANARERGAQLRRRLEDAIEDGDAPGAVEVRGRGLMLGVEFETQDRRDAVLEAAFRRGLLTLGCGYKTLRLLPPLDVTEREIELGVGLLLEAIDEAAS; this is encoded by the coding sequence ATGGACCGCGATACGGTCGAGCCCACGGTCGATGACCTCCCCGGCCAGCGGGCCCGCGAGTGGGTCGACTACCACCACCGGTTCGCCGCCCCGAGTACGTACGTCTACGAGTTCGTCTGGGACGCCAGCGGCGAGGCGATCGGCCCCTTCTGTACCGACGTCGACGGCAACGTCTTGCTCGATTTCACGAGCCACGTCGCCGCCGCGCCGCTCGGCTACAACAATCCGACGATCCGGGAGCGGCTCCGCGATTTCGGCCCCGTCGATCCGGGCAAGATCGCGGGACAGGACTTCTACGTCAGTGGCGGCGGGCCGCCAGATGACCCCGACTTCCCCGGCCCGACCCAGCTGATGGACCGGTTGGTCGCGATGACGGATCACTACGACATGGACCGGGTCTTCCTCTCTAACTCCGGCGCGGAGGCCGTCGAGAACGCCGTCAAGAGCTGCTACGCCGCGGGCGGGCACCGCGCGTTCACATTCGAGGGGGCCTTCCACGGCCGCACGCTCGGCGCGCTCTCGCTCAACCGCTCGAAGGCCGTCCACCGACGCGGCTTCCCCGAGGTTCCGGGCGTCGTCAGCGTCCCCTACCCCGCGACCGACGAGGCCTACCAGCGCCGCTGGCTGACCGACGGCCCCGGCGGCAACGTCGTCGCCGACGCCCTCCACCCCGAACGCGGCGTCGTCGACCCCGACGAGGTCGCCTTCCTCATCCTCGAGCCGATTCAGGGCGAGGGCGGCTACCGGGTCGCCCACCCCGAGTTCGCCCGCGACCTCGAGGCGCTGCGCGAGCGGTACGACCTCCGGGTCGTCGCCGACGAGATCCAGTCCGGCGTGGGCCGCACGGGGGAATCGTGGGCCGTCGACCACCTCGATCTCACGCCCGACGTCATCACGAGCGGGAAGGGTCTGCGCGTCGGCGCGACGGTGTCGCGCTCGGACGTCTTCCCCGCCGAACGGGGGCGACTCTCCTCGACGTGGGGCGCGGGCGATCTCCTCGCCGCGATGCGGGGTGTCCTGACGATCGACGCGATTCACGCGAACGACCTGCTCGCGAACGCCCGCGAGCGCGGCGCGCAGTTGCGACGGCGACTCGAGGACGCCATCGAGGACGGCGACGCACCCGGCGCGGTCGAGGTTCGAGGCCGCGGACTGATGCTCGGCGTCGAGTTCGAGACGCAGGATCGGCGGGACGCGGTCCTCGAGGCGGCGTTCCGGCGGGGACTGCTGACGCTGGGCTGTGGCTACAAGACGCTGCGATTGCTGCCCCCGCTCGACGTGACCGAACGCGAGATCGAGCTAGGGGTAGGGCTGTTGCTCGAGGCGATCGACGAGGCCGCGTCCTGA
- a CDS encoding PqqD family protein — protein MTEHGPTAVPRRDAEDWEVATVDGEPRVTIRWTKRPRNRLDRFLFDLFGTDRERELELDHVGTTVWRHCDGDHTVAEIAERVAASHDAARVDPVDETLAHFLMQLEERDLVRFEASETSGE, from the coding sequence ATGACCGAACACGGCCCGACCGCGGTTCCGAGACGCGACGCCGAGGACTGGGAGGTAGCGACCGTCGACGGCGAGCCGCGGGTCACGATCCGCTGGACGAAGCGGCCGCGCAACCGGCTCGATCGGTTCCTCTTCGACCTCTTCGGGACCGATCGGGAGCGGGAACTCGAGCTCGATCACGTCGGGACGACCGTGTGGCGACACTGCGACGGCGATCACACCGTCGCGGAGATCGCCGAACGCGTCGCGGCGTCCCACGACGCCGCCCGGGTCGATCCCGTCGACGAGACGCTCGCGCACTTCCTCATGCAACTCGAGGAGCGGGACCTCGTCCGGTTCGAAGCGAGCGAAACGTCCGGGGAGTGA
- a CDS encoding MgtC/SapB family protein: MNTVPLQLADAPLEETVVRLALAGALGMFLGLEREWSQKAAGIRTFSLISLLGAVFTVLVREAGFGESLLLLGGLLVIVQGVLLAVQGLMEGEEAETGLSLTTSVSMLVAYGVGVLVSAGFILEGVTVAVLSSLLLVLKRELHEFAWGLSREEMRSTTEFAILAFVIYPLLPATYEPEIAGITIPLEPQVIWLMVVAVAGIGIANYAIVSTYGGRGIAITGFFGGLASSTAVVGTMLDHVDQRPEAASYAVAAILLANAAMAARNLAIAVGFTAGGEAGILLEAIVPLGTVILLAFAVAAATADWSESGPMELESPFSLKNALGFGAVFLVVLVFGSLAETWFGTLGFYATAVASGFVSSAGATTSAVVLYRGGQLGPAEATIAVLLATVSSIVVKALLAAASTNDGFRNRVAAYSTVLLVGGALASVLLVV; the protein is encoded by the coding sequence GTGAACACGGTCCCGTTACAACTCGCCGACGCGCCGCTCGAGGAGACGGTCGTCCGCCTCGCGCTGGCCGGCGCGCTGGGGATGTTCCTCGGCCTCGAGCGGGAGTGGTCACAGAAGGCCGCCGGCATCCGGACGTTCTCCCTGATCAGTCTGCTCGGGGCGGTCTTTACCGTGCTGGTCCGCGAGGCCGGCTTCGGCGAGAGCCTGCTCCTGCTGGGCGGATTGCTGGTGATCGTCCAGGGGGTCTTGCTGGCCGTGCAGGGGCTCATGGAAGGCGAGGAAGCGGAAACCGGCCTCTCGCTGACGACCTCGGTGTCGATGCTCGTCGCCTACGGCGTCGGCGTGTTAGTCTCGGCCGGGTTCATCCTCGAGGGAGTCACCGTCGCGGTCCTCTCGTCGCTGTTGCTGGTGTTGAAGCGGGAACTCCACGAGTTCGCGTGGGGGCTCTCCCGCGAGGAGATGCGCTCGACGACCGAATTTGCCATCCTCGCGTTCGTCATCTATCCGCTTCTCCCGGCGACCTACGAGCCCGAGATCGCCGGTATCACCATCCCGCTCGAGCCCCAGGTCATCTGGCTGATGGTCGTCGCCGTCGCGGGGATCGGCATCGCCAACTACGCGATCGTCTCGACCTACGGCGGCCGCGGCATCGCGATCACCGGCTTCTTCGGCGGGCTGGCCTCCTCGACGGCCGTCGTCGGGACGATGCTCGATCACGTCGACCAGCGCCCCGAGGCGGCCTCCTACGCCGTCGCCGCGATCCTGCTGGCCAACGCCGCGATGGCTGCCCGCAACCTCGCGATCGCGGTCGGCTTTACCGCCGGCGGCGAGGCCGGTATCCTCCTCGAGGCGATCGTCCCGCTGGGGACCGTCATCCTCCTCGCGTTCGCCGTCGCGGCCGCGACCGCCGACTGGAGCGAGTCCGGACCGATGGAACTCGAGAGCCCCTTCTCGCTGAAAAACGCTCTCGGGTTCGGCGCGGTCTTTCTCGTCGTCCTCGTCTTCGGGTCGCTGGCCGAGACCTGGTTCGGGACGCTCGGCTTCTACGCGACGGCCGTCGCCAGCGGCTTCGTCTCGAGCGCCGGCGCGACCACCTCGGCGGTCGTCCTCTACCGCGGCGGCCAGCTCGGACCCGCGGAGGCGACGATCGCCGTCCTGCTCGCGACCGTCTCGAGCATCGTCGTCAAGGCGCTGCTGGCGGCCGCGTCGACGAACGACGGGTTCCGAAACCGGGTCGCGGCCTACAGCACCGTGCTGCTCGTCGGTGGGGCGCTCGCGTCCGTCCTGCTCGTCGTCTGA
- a CDS encoding PadR family transcriptional regulator produces the protein MYDLTGFQRDLLYVIAGEEEPHGLAIKEELEQYYEKEIHHGRLYPNLDTLVDKGLVEKGRRDRRTNFYTLTRRGRRELEARRDWESQYVDL, from the coding sequence ATGTACGACCTGACAGGATTTCAGCGTGACCTGCTCTACGTCATCGCTGGCGAGGAGGAGCCACACGGACTGGCGATCAAAGAGGAACTCGAGCAGTACTACGAAAAGGAAATCCACCACGGCCGCCTCTACCCGAACCTCGATACCCTCGTCGACAAGGGACTCGTCGAGAAGGGCCGGCGCGACCGCCGAACGAACTTCTATACGCTCACACGGCGCGGCCGCCGCGAACTCGAGGCGCGTCGTGACTGGGAGTCCCAGTACGTCGACCTGTAG
- a CDS encoding alpha/beta fold hydrolase → MSDETATAMYRTRTDAVTTDVGEGRPVVFAHGTLMDRTMFAPQLEALRDEYRAVAYDLRARTDWYAPGYDLWDLADDCDALLDGIGEDSAVVAGMSMGGFMGLRFALEYPERVDGLVLIDSMAAPHTAEEQEVYGDLVEPLERSREATPRELADGVTGYLFGETTREEKPELVETWVDRWATYPGAAVYHELHSWLDRPDVTDRLSEIDVPVLIVHGEEDPSIDPSRAEPMLEELPDAEMELIPEAGHTSNLERAEAANDAIRSFLDERF, encoded by the coding sequence ATGAGTGACGAAACGGCGACGGCGATGTACCGCACCAGAACCGACGCGGTGACCACCGACGTCGGTGAGGGTCGACCGGTCGTCTTCGCCCACGGGACGTTGATGGACCGGACGATGTTCGCGCCCCAGCTCGAGGCGCTGCGAGACGAGTACCGGGCGGTCGCCTACGATCTCCGGGCTCGGACCGACTGGTACGCACCGGGCTACGACCTGTGGGATCTGGCCGACGACTGTGACGCACTGCTCGACGGGATCGGCGAGGACAGCGCCGTCGTCGCCGGCATGTCGATGGGCGGGTTCATGGGGCTGCGTTTCGCCCTCGAGTACCCCGAGCGCGTCGACGGGCTGGTCTTGATCGATTCGATGGCAGCACCGCACACGGCTGAAGAGCAGGAGGTCTACGGCGACCTCGTCGAGCCGCTGGAGAGATCCCGCGAGGCGACCCCGCGCGAACTGGCCGACGGAGTGACGGGATATCTCTTCGGCGAGACGACCCGCGAGGAAAAACCCGAACTGGTCGAGACCTGGGTCGACCGCTGGGCGACTTATCCCGGCGCGGCGGTCTATCACGAGTTGCACTCGTGGCTCGACCGGCCGGACGTGACCGACCGCCTCTCGGAGATCGACGTGCCGGTCCTGATCGTCCACGGCGAGGAGGACCCCTCGATCGACCCGTCCCGAGCGGAGCCGATGCTCGAGGAGTTGCCCGACGCCGAGATGGAACTGATCCCGGAGGCGGGCCACACCTCGAACCTCGAGAGAGCCGAGGCGGCCAACGACGCGATCCGGTCGTTCCTCGACGAGCGGTTCTGA
- the glyA gene encoding serine hydroxymethyltransferase codes for MDHDKVRDVDPAVADALEGEVDRQRETLQMIASENHASEAVIDAQGSALTNKYAEGYPGERYYGGCEYADEVEELAISRATELFGADHVNVQPHAGTQANQAVYFAMLEPGDKILSLDLNHGGHLSHGHPANFTGQLYEVEQYEVDPETGYLDYDALAAHAAEFDPDIIVSGYSAYPREIDFERVQAAADDVDAYHLADIAHITGLVAAGVHPSPVGIADFVTGSTHKTIRAGRGGIVMCDEEYADDIDAAVFPGGQGGPLMHNVAGKAVGFKEALQPAFTEYAEQTVANAKALGESLSENGFSLVSDGTDNHLVLVDLRDSHPDTSGGDAEDALEEAGIVLNGNTVPGETRSPFNPSGIRAGTPALTTRGFDEDDCRKVGDLIARVVDAPEDEAVIEDVRAEVADLCDANPLYE; via the coding sequence ATGGACCACGACAAGGTACGGGACGTCGATCCCGCCGTCGCCGACGCCCTCGAGGGCGAGGTCGATCGCCAGCGCGAGACGCTCCAGATGATCGCCAGCGAGAACCACGCCAGCGAGGCCGTCATCGACGCGCAGGGTAGCGCCCTGACCAACAAGTACGCCGAGGGTTACCCCGGCGAGCGCTACTACGGCGGCTGTGAGTACGCCGACGAGGTCGAGGAACTCGCGATCTCCCGCGCGACGGAACTGTTCGGTGCCGACCACGTCAACGTACAGCCCCACGCGGGTACGCAGGCCAATCAGGCGGTGTACTTCGCGATGCTCGAGCCCGGCGACAAGATCCTGTCGCTGGATCTCAACCACGGCGGCCACCTCAGTCACGGCCACCCGGCGAACTTCACGGGCCAGCTCTACGAGGTCGAACAGTACGAGGTCGACCCGGAAACGGGCTACCTCGACTACGACGCCCTCGCGGCCCACGCCGCCGAGTTCGACCCGGACATCATCGTCTCGGGTTACTCCGCGTACCCGCGCGAGATCGACTTCGAACGCGTCCAGGCGGCCGCCGACGACGTCGACGCCTACCACCTCGCGGACATCGCCCACATCACCGGGCTCGTCGCCGCGGGCGTCCACCCCTCGCCGGTCGGCATCGCCGACTTCGTCACCGGCTCGACCCACAAGACGATCCGCGCCGGTCGCGGCGGCATCGTGATGTGCGACGAGGAGTACGCCGACGACATCGACGCCGCCGTCTTCCCCGGCGGCCAGGGTGGCCCGCTGATGCACAACGTCGCCGGCAAGGCCGTCGGCTTCAAGGAGGCGCTTCAGCCTGCGTTCACCGAGTACGCCGAGCAGACGGTCGCGAACGCGAAGGCGCTCGGTGAGAGCCTCTCCGAAAACGGCTTCTCGCTGGTCTCGGACGGGACCGACAACCACCTCGTCCTCGTCGACCTGCGCGATAGCCACCCCGACACCTCCGGCGGTGACGCCGAGGACGCCCTCGAGGAGGCGGGCATCGTCCTCAACGGGAACACCGTCCCCGGTGAGACGCGTTCGCCCTTTAACCCCAGTGGGATCCGTGCCGGCACCCCGGCGCTGACGACCCGCGGCTTCGACGAGGACGACTGCCGAAAAGTCGGCGACCTGATCGCCCGCGTCGTCGACGCCCCCGAGGACGAGGCCGTCATCGAGGACGTCCGCGCCGAAGTCGCCGACCTCTGCGACGCCAACCCGCTCTACGAGTAG